AAGCTGAGATCCAACTGCCACCTGAGgaagtaaacaaaaaaaaaaggctaaataTACTTGGAGAGGTGTAGAAACATTGGGATATTCCACCTAATAACAAACAACAATATCAAATGTTCAAGACCCTGTTATGTCTGACCTCGTATCCACGAGGAATCGAATCAATATATGCACCGTGTGTTTATGTTGCTGGTGTATGATTGCAGATGAAAAGGTTGATAATCAAAACTGCTAAAAACCGTGCCCTTTGGTTGGTTAATTTCCTTCCAACTCTATGGGGAATTTCAGATTGAATCCTTCAAAAGACACCCTCAACCTAAATTTTTAACAGATCTTTCGATATCTCAGAACAAATTCACGTATTTGCTCGATCCATTCTCCACCCCCAGATCACCAGGCCTAGCAACAATATTTAAGGAATAAGAACTCAATGCGCTTCTCTCATTGTGACTCACCCCGACGAGCAGAACAATTTAAATTTCACGTTTCTTCTAAACAAGCGAACGCACATGAACAGATGGTCAAAACCCAGAAACGAGATTCACATTGCAAAGTTCTCCATATCCCATCAATTCAACTTTTTCCAGAAGCCTGAACAAACATGCAGGATTTGCAacgagaaaaggaaacaaacacAACAGGGATTCTTCAATGACAGATGGTTTCCGCAATGATTTGTGAATTCCTAACGAAAAAAGCACCGACCTTGATCGGTATCCATATGTCGATGGTCAGACATCAGATAATCTAATCTGCATTGCTGAGATATCAAGGCGTGCCCTTTTGCTCAACCTTGgttggagagggagagggagagccAGAGAATTTTGGACATGGAGGGAGTTTGCCGTTATGGCAGTTACGAAGACGCGGGAGGATTCTCGTGCCATCGCATGTAACTCGGTTCTCCTGTTGCCACGTGGCaactctttttcctctcttttgttgACCTGAACAGAAAATGTGTCGATCTCAATTTATCTTGATCATTTCCATAATTCTTAAATCTAAAATTATTTACCTtaatttcctaattttgtaGAGAGTTAGAAGTGCCCTTTTGACATGTACCCTCTTTCCTGATCTCAAATAAATGGGtcaaaaagaatttgattgatATTTATTTTCCGTTAATGGAGTGAAATTTCGAAAAAGAGATGAGATTTGCTaggtaaaaaagaagaagaaagaaataatttaaataCGTATAAAAACAAGGAAATTTTCTCTTGCAATATATTCTTTACGTGAATCACTCACATGATTTTGGATTCAATTTCGTATACTAAGACCAATGAACAACCCCTGCCTTCTCATATATCAAATGTTACCATGACTACCATCTGTACTAAAATATTGTAGTGAACTTTGATGAAAGTGACCTAAATGATATGGATACATAGAAAATCTCATACAAACCTATCAACATgggttataaatatatttattaaccCATATATAACAAGTTGAATTGTTATATAAGTtagttatattaaataaatagatcataaatgaatttaaataaaataagagtGTTAAATAGATCATAAATAAGTTTACAACTTATTTGCGTTCAAACCACCCCTTTGactatcttttcattttctctcgtCTTCACTTGATTTCACGGCCACTCACCCACACTTTAACCTCGGGTTGAGTATAAATTTATGTATAGAAGTCTTTTAGTAATATAGATTGAGTTAAGTATAAGTTATAGatttatattatatgaaaatgggTCTAAACGAGTTAAATATGTCTATTTGGACCGTACTATTTTCGATCCAACTCACCTAATCTTATGCTGGAAGTGAGTTTTGTGGATGAGAACTCTCTAAAAAAGAGGTTCAGAGCTCATCCCAAGAAGCCCACCAGCAACTTTATATGGAGATCATCACATTGTTAACTGATCTTATCTCTAGTCAAACCTTTTTGGGGGGAAAGATTTCTTTCATGGGCCTGGGACTCCCCACTCAATAAATGCGACTACGTagtttccaaattaatttttttaatctctcttttcGGAACATAATTATAGCAATTTCAAAAGCATAATGATTAATTTGCTCCTTTTTCTTAGTGgaaaagtctctctctctctctctctctctctctctctcaaaaagcttctctttctctctctctcttctctttttggacGTCACATTCTTGGTCAAAAGATAAACACGTCCATAAATTATTCCACATTTTAAGGCAAACTCTGACTATAGTAAATTATTTAAATCCAGAAATGTCGTGCTCCACTGGGGTTTCATTAAATAACTTATCATGAGTCACCCCCCCTCCCTcgttttaattaatatattttttcttttcaaaacggTTTTCGAGAATAGTAGTGACCTAATGGGAGGAGAACACTATTCCCAATATTCCATTCCTCTCAATCTTTGACAAACTTGCTTTCCCTTGAATTATTCTGTTTAAAATTGTAGTTTGCATTGACATTTTGAATTATCAAGTTCCCATTAGTTCAATTGTTATTGTCCGGCTTTTTGGAATCTCGACGGGGCACAACCCACCAGGCTTTGAAAGAAATTGGAGTGATTAATGTAATGATCAAATGATTTGGACAACTTGGTATGAAATATGTCCTTTGGCACGCTTAATGCTTCCTTCTCTAATTAGAAGCTTCCTCCCACATTAAAAATGTGTTTATTTTTAGAAGataaatgatttcaaaaattattttttaaataattacttgtatcacttacaaaaacgaataaacaaaaaataattttgttatcCACGGAAATATTAAGAAATAAACTATTATAGATAatgaaaatgtaaattttttttccaaatcatttattttctcgcaaaacaaatggagttgATTATGAcaaagattattttttaacatgcaTTATCATCATGGGTGATGAGTCTCTTCTGCATATTACAATAGAAAATGCATTTTGATCCAAAGTCGAAAGCCTCTAATTGTTCATTGGGATAGACAGACATTGCGCTGTCTTCCATTGGCGAGTCAGGTAATGGCCTGAGATGTGAATAGGGTTGTGAATAAGATTCGAAACTGCGGGAGTGGATAATGATTACCACCGGAAGTGAAAGTGAACGTGAGCGACCCGGAAAGGTCAAAAAGGCTACTTCCTTTCATCACGATTGCTGTCTATTAGCTCAGCTTTTTTCCTCTGCTTTTTTCGTTTGTTAGGTGAGCAAGCACATCATGCTGCTCCCAGCTGCAGCAATTATCTGAAGAAAAGTGAGGGGAAGAATGTCACCAGTAAAATGGGCAAAAGAAACGAACGCCAAAAATAACGATTCAATTATATTTATgatgaaagaacaaaataaacatTCTGAAAATACAACGCCAAACGGGTGTGGTCTTCAAGGAAACATATATCATCATGTCAgtgaaaatcaaaaagaaaaggacaatcTCCTGTAAGCCCTTGTGTTGGAatgtattaggaaatcttctagaatttctccctgattatattacgtgattatattacgtgatattatgtgatttgtttttattctgattgctgtaaattagatattgatagatattagaggcaacttaggatctttatctatataggtttcttacctaatttagattctctgttcatgtatttatactcattgtaatcactctatgagagataagaaaacagattcttttcttcatggtatcagagcccaaAGGTCCTTCATCTATTCACctcgagtaattttttttttctttcgttcgATCACTATGTCGGACGAATCATCAACCACCCAATCTAACCCTCCATCACTTCTTACAAAATCCACCGAAGCTCATCCCATTCAGATCACTTCCATAAAGCTGAatggtgataatttttttcggtGGTCTCAATCCGTTCGAATGTATATACGGGGTAGAGGAAAAAGTGGCTATCTGACTGGAGATAATGCAGAACCTGCGACAGATGACCCCACTTGGGCTGTCTGGGATGCAGAGAATTCAGCGATTATGACGTGGCTGACCAACTCCATGGAAGAAGATATTGGTGCAAATTATCCCGCAAAGGAACTCTGGGATGCGGTGTGTGAGATGTATTCAGATTTGGGTAATCAATCTCAAATCTACGAGTTAACCTTGAAGCTAGGGAAGATGCGACAAGGAGAGGAAACTGTCACAAAATACTTTCACTCCTTGAAACGTTTGTGGCAGAATTGGATGTATTCAATGATCATGAGTGGATGTGTATTGAAGATGGTAATCGATACAGGAAAATTGTAGAAGCAGAACGTATTTATGCTTTCCTAGCAGGGCTTAGAGATGAGTTTGATGAAGTTAGCCTGCAGCCTCTTGTCTGTTAGTAAACTTTCTAAAGAGTCTAATTGCCGTGTTGTCTTTTTTGCTTCCCATTGTGAGTTTCAGGATCAGATCTCGGGGAAGACGATTGGCAATGCTAGGATGAGGGATGGTCTTTACTATTTTGAAGAGTTTGTCTCTAATAAAAAAGCTCAGGCGTATGGAACTTTCAGTTCTTCCCCTGTTCAAGAACAAATAATGGTTTGGCATCATAGATTAGGCCATCCTAGCTTTAGatatttgaaacatttgttttctcatttgttcAAAGATGTGGATGTTTCTTCACTACATTGTGACAATTGTCTTTTTCTAAAAGTCATCGTACTCATTATAATCCAAAACAGTATCGTGCATCATCTCCTTTTACTTAATCCATAGTGATGTTTGGGGTCCTTCACCCATGTCAACAAAAACCGGAAAACGATGGTTTgttacttttatagatgatcatacccgtttATGTTGGACATACTTGATGAGCGCCAAATCTGAAGTTGAGTcattgttcaaaaaattttatcaaatggttatgaCTCAATTCCGTACTACTATTAGTATTCTTCGTACTGATAATGGTACTGAATATTATAACCAATTTTTGGGGAGTTTTTTGACAGAAAAAGGCATCATTCACCAGTCAACTTGCCGAACTACACCCCAACAGAATGGTATTGCTGAACGCAAAATCGCCATCTCCTTGAAGTATCGCGTGCTCTCTTTTTCAATGCATGTACCTAAATACTTATGGGGAAGCTGTGCTAACAGCATCTTATCTAATTAATAGGTTGCCTACTCGGGTATTAAATTACACTACTCCctttaaattgtttcaaaaaagtGTACCCCACAGCTCGTATTTTTCTGATATTCCTCTAAGGGTGTTTGGTTGCACTACATTTGTCCATCTCCCAATTCGTGTCGATCTAAATTAGATCCTCGGGCTGAAAAGTGTGTGTTTATAGGGTATGCACCTAATCAAAGAGGTTACAAGTGTTACAATCCACATACTGGTAAAACTCATATCACTATGGATGTAACATTTATCGAGTCACAAACCGTTTTTTCTAACAAATCTCTTCAGGGGGAGAATGGCGAAGTTAGTGAAGAGATTAACTCTCCTGTCCTTCCTaatcctttgtttgaatcttcgaAAACACCACTGAAATCTTGATGTGTCAAAGATAGGGGgagaaaaagttcaagatcacaATGTGATCAATAAGCCCGAGCTTCAGGTTTATACTAGAAGGaaaactcttcaaaatattGCAGATCAGAACTTTGTCCTGGAGCCTCATCCGTCTACAACCCCGAGAGATGATCTCTTGCCTTCACATCGTGATCCTAGTAGTACTCTTTTCCTCCATTCCTATCTTAAATTCTGATACTAATGCTTCTAATCTTGATATGCCTATAGCTCTTAGAAAAGGAGTTAGATCATGTACTAAGCATCCTATATCAAAACATGTGTCATTCCAAAAGTTATCTCATCATCATAGAGCATTTGTGTCAAATCTGTCTCACatatctattcctagaaatatccATGAAGCTTTGAAGGATCCAAAGTGGAAGATGGCTGTTGAGGATGAAATGCTTGCACTTAAGAAGAATGGCACATGGGAGTTGGTTGATAcaccagaagaaaaaagatcgttggctgtaaatgggtatTTACTGTAAAATGTAAACCCGATGGGAGTGTTGAGCGGTATAAAGCAAGGTTAGTGGCAAAGGGGTTCACTCGTAGACTTATGGAGTAGACTATCGGGAGACTTTTGCCCCAGTTGCCAAGATAAATTCTGTTCGAATTTTACTATCTTTGGCTGCTACATTTGATTGGCCCTTACATCGCTTAGACGTgaagaatgcattcttgaatggtgacttggaggaagaagtgTTTATGAGTTTACCACCAGGTTTTGCAGAAACTGAAGGCAAAGTTTGCAGATTAAAAAAAGTCgttgtatggacttaaacaatctCCAAGAGCGTGGTTTGAACGATTCGGGAAGGTGGTTAAAAGATTTGGCTATCACCAAAGTCAAGGAGACCACACTCTATTCTATAAACACTCAAAGGAAGGTAAGCGTGCAATTCTAAtcgtctatgttgatgatataatattaACTGGTGATGACAAAGTTGAGttgaaaagcttgcaagggAAGTTGGCTGAGGAGTTTGAAGTTAAGGATTTGGGTgccttgaaatattttcttggaatagaatttgCGAGATCCAAAAAGGGCATTTTTATAAACCAACGCAAATATGTTCTTGATCTGCTTAAAGAGACAGGTCTATTAGGATGTAAAGCAGCAGAGACCCCCGTGGAACCAAATATGAAGCTTGAACTTGCCAAGGCTGAAGAAGTAATAGACCGAGAAAGGTATCAAAGGCTTGTTGGTCGACTTATTTACTTATCTCATACTCGACCTGATATATCGTTTGCTGTAAGTATGGTGAGTCGGGGCTCATGCACTCACCGTGGCCAAGGCATTTTGAAGCGGTATATAGAATTTTACGCTACTTGAAGGGAAGTCCTGGTAAGGGTCTAATGTTTGAAAACATGGACATCCTGGAAATTGAGGTGTTCACCGATGCAGATTGGGCTAATTTAGTCACTTGGAAGAGTAAAAAGCGAGTGTGGTGGCATCAACTGGCATGGTGTATGCAAGAGAACGTAGAGAACTCAGGTGGTATGAGTAAAGCCTTGAAGACAATAAAAAAAGCCAATTTGCAGAGAAGGGCACGTTGGGTTTGCAAGAATGAAGACAAAATACTGAGAGAGGACAAATTTGACTATCTTGGATCTTTATCtatataggtttcttacctaatttagattctctgttcatgtatttatactcatTGTTCACCACCTTTTCTCCTCTCCCCCACCACCCATGTTCAACCTTCTGCTCACTACTTGAATCTTGATTTGTTTCCCTCAAATCTTTCCGGATTTTATTCACTGTAATGATAGCAATGGTGTTgatgagaaaagagagagaaaaagcagGGCGTGTGCACCAGAGACGCTATTATCACAACAGCAACATTGCACCCATAAAGGCCATGGCTCTGTCCTCGGTGGTATCTTCTTTTTATGGAATGAAATGGAAACAGCCTCATgcctgaaaataaaaaagaaaaaagaaagcactGAGCAAAGAACAACAATGGCAAAAAAGGGTTTTTGTAGTTTGACAGGACATAGATAATACTCCCCCACAGTAAAAACGGGTAACAATGGATGTAGCACTCAAGTCCAACATTCTTCTGTTAAAACATCACGCGACATTATGCATAAAGTGATGAATAAGCAAAGAGAAAGGTGCCTTATTCGCAGCTTTGTGACTTATGGGGTAAAAAAGTAGAGAGAACTGCAGCCAGAGATTAAACAAACCGGGACCAAATTAGAGATTTGCAGATCCAGATAAAGAACAAACAAGGACCGAACGAAGAAAGGGACAGAAAAGTGACCGAGCAGGATTCCCCTTGCATGCAGTAATTCTGAAGGGCGTAAATTCCCCCATGTATGTATGAACTGTAAACATCTCTTCACACTGGAAACTCTTCTATGGGAACGTGATCAGCAGAATCAATTATTATATAcataataatatgaaattcgTACGCGCTTTTTGTGGGGTTCGATACATGACGCAGGGTGATCAATCTAGTCGACATTCCATATACATCAACATGGCATGTGACAAGTGTACTAATGGTGAGCATCTCCTTTTCATATTCGCTCTATTCCATCTTCTCTCCATCTCCTCTGCCTTCCACGGACATATTTCCTGCAAAAAATACTCTCTTTAGTCAAAAGCACCTAGGGGCCCTCCactccaccttttttttttttttttttctttctctaaccGTCACTTCCCAATCACTAATCCCATTAtcaaaatacatgaaaaatcccaaacacaACATAGTGGATCATCTCTCATATGATTATCCAACTGTAAAGCAACCTCCCTTGGATACCCCACAGAGGGCACAAATGCAGGGATGGAATCCTAAAATCTTCATCCACTACCACCACCACCCTCAACCTTTTCCTTCACCGCTTATTTGCAAGAACAGAAATGTCATAAACCCTGAAGAACCCAAGTACCAGAAGAATCAAAGCTCAGCATGCCTTCAAGATCCTTCCCTCCAAGCCCAGGCCTTGCCGGACCCAGTTCCTTCAATAGAAACGAAGTCCTGTTCTTAGTCCTGACAATATCATCCTCTCTGGTCATCATCTTGACCATCCTCTACTTGCTCTACCATTTTTATCACTCCATTGCGAACGGGCCAAGAACAATCCCGTTTGACTCCAGTGCTCCTCTCAAGATCGAGAGGTTCTCTTACAAGGAGCTGAAATCTGCTACCTCGGACTTTGATGAGGCCAACATGATTGGGAAAGGCGGGTCTGGTACTGTCTTTAAGGGGGTATTGAAGGACGGCAAGTTAGTTGCTGTGAAGAGACTCGATGCCATGTCACTAGAGACAGAGAGGGAGTTCCAGAATGAGTTGCAGATTCTCGGTGGGCTTAGATCACCATTCCTGATCAATCTGTTGGGGTACTGTGTGGAGAAAAATAAGAGGATACTTGTGTACGAGTATATGCCAAACCGGAGTTTGCAGGAGCTGCTTTTCGGAGAAGGCGACTCGAGTTCGAGCTTGAGTTGGGAGAGGAGGTTTGCCATTATACTGGATGTTGCAAGAGCCCTGGAATTCTTGCATCTTGGTTGTGATCCACCTGTGATTCATGGAGATGTTAAGCCGAGTAATGTCCTGCTCGACTCGGAACTCCGGGCCAAGGTTTCGGATTTCGGCTTGTCGAGAATGAAAATCGAGGGCGAGTATGGGGTGGATATGTTCAGCCAGGACTTAGGCAAGAGTCAGGATTTATGGAAGAGCCAAGAGCTGTCAGGAACTCTGACTGCAGAGACTCCAGCTATTGCTACTCCAGTTGAACAAGCGGAGTGCGTGCCTGAGGTAGATTTTGCCCTTGCTTTGCAAGCTTCTTCTTCGTCAAAGAATAGTAGGACATGTTATACTGTGAAAGCTCTGAACTTGAACTCTGTTAGTTATAATGCTAGCATTGGGACTGAGAGTGATCTCAAAGGAGGAAATGGAAAGGGCAAGGAAGTCTCAGTTGTTGATGTTGCTTCTGATGAGTGGAACAAGAAGTTTGTTCCTTATGATGGTGAGTTCAACAGCTTTCATCATCCTGGaaatgatgtgaatttcattgCTTCTGTGGTTGCCGATGATCTGCCGGGTTCAAAACAGTGGGGTAAGGATTGGTGGTGGAGACAGGACGGAAGTGGTGAACTATGCAGTAAAGACTATGTCATGGAATGGATTGGCAGCCAAATTTGCCCAACCGATCCAGATTGGTATGATGACAGAAAGAACATTCCTGGAAAGAgtgacataaataattcatcGTTGCCATTAGATAAATTAGAGGATGCGAATGAAACCCGTGTTCGAGAAGTTGGGAATCAACAACATCCTGATAAGGAACGTGAGAAGAAAGATGCAAATGGAAGGCATCCCTGTCAAAAGACACACAGAAAGATGCAAGACTGGTGGAAAGAGGAGCACACAGCTGATATTAGGAGGAAGCGTAGTAAGTTGAAACATCTCAAAATGAAGTGGAAGAAAGGCTTTAAATTGCCGCATTTTGGTCTCGGTAGGCGTTTTTACATCTGTCAAAGGAAAAAGTTTGGAGGGGAACAAAACCGGCATGATGCTGACACAAATGGGGAGTTTAGTTTTAGAAGGgggctgaggaagaagaatgcTCATTCTAATGGCAGCGATATTTGGAGTGGAGATCTTTTCAGCCGCGAGCTAAGCAGCACGACAAGCATGAGAGGAACTTTATGTTATATTGCCCCAGAGTATGGAGGTTGTGGATACTTGATTGAGAAGGCTGATGTATACAGCCTTGGGGTGTTAATCCTAGTCATTGTGTCCGGGAGAAGACCGTTGCATGTTCTTGCCTCGCCAATGAAGTTGGAGAAAGCAAATTTAGTAAGCTGGTGTCGACACTTAGCTCAGACTGGAGAAATTTTAGAGCTTGTGGATGAGAGGTTAAAAGGCAAGTATAACAAGGACCAAGCTAGCTTGTGCATTAACTTGGCGTTAATTTGCTTACAGAAGATCCCGGAGTTGCGGCCAGACATAGGAGATATAGTTAAGATATTGAAAGGGGAGATGGATCTCCCACCGCTGCCGTTTGAGTTCTCTCCATCACCACCGGCAAAACTGATTGGCAGATCAAGGAGGAAACCGAAAACTAATGCAGAGTAAAGGTTTGACCTGAAGTTAGATATTCTGAGTTGATCAAATCACTTTCGATGTACATAAGCATTGAGTTTAACCCTGTATCGTGTACACTTCAATAGGattctagtttctttttctatttcagtgGCTGCAAAGTCTGTGGCCTTCTGTTTTGCCACCATCATTCTCGATCTGCATTGTATGCTGGACGAACATAATTATAGTCTCAATCTCAAATTCTGGATACCAAGATTGTTAAGAACTTCAATTGGACATGATGGTTGAGAGATGCAGTTGATTCAGTTGAATCTATTTCCAGTAAAAAAGTTCTCCATATGTTGCTCCTGAAATGTTAAAAATGCCATCCTTCTTTGGACCATACTTGAAGGCAGTGGTAAATGGTAAGAAGCCCTTCTAGGAGTAGATTAAATCTCTAAATCAACCGTCCTTTTTATTGCTGTTCTCTTTTGGTATGGTTAGGAAACAGAAGATCTCAGTTCTCCCTTTGTCAATGGAAATGGTTGAGCGTGCACTTGTACACCCAGGACCAACATACACTTAGCAGATGGAGGGTGCTTCCATTTAGTTCATACACTTCCTAGTCATAAATTTTGATGTTGCTGAAAAGAGACTCTTAAGGGCAAAATTAAACTGTCTATAAAGGGCATCCCAGCGCACTAGACTTACAGCTAGGTGAGGATCAGGGAGGGGGCTCTATCATAcacaaatttctcatttttgtttcgCGAGAAAGATACAATGTCGGCTACTAACATCGAGCATCTGGACTTGTTAAGAATTGGATGAATGGTAATCACGTGTGAAAGCTATCAATACTAAATTTTATATGAGGGCACACGGGAGCCGAACCCTATCATCCTCCAATCCTCATGACTTTGGATTACAGAGTATAAAGTTGTTGGtagccaaaagaaaataaaagtgcTCACCTAAATTTTCGGCCCAAGTTCTTTTTCCTGAAGGAAGAAAGGAATCAATCTTTGGGCTCAGAATGCAGGTATGCAGGATGAATGGCAGTGACACGGGAGTCTAACTAAACTGGGGGTATTTTATTTTGCGAGTGAGGCCTCTTAGCATTAGCAGAGCTTTTAGGAACAGTAAGTTTTGCTTAAAACTGGAAAACAGTTGATAATTGTCCGTATGCTTGCTTTTAAGGATTGGCAATTTTGTCACCGCAACTTGAAACATGCTCATGCTTTTGAGAACGGCATGCCTTTTTAAAGAGCATTTCTTCCTTCAGGGATTAAATAATAGGAGAACAAACACATCTCCCGCTCACTCTCTCTTTTCACTCTATGTACGTGGTTCACTGCCGCACTGCACTACCTATTTCAGTTCACTTAGTTTATTTTTGCTAAAACTTTTTCCTTGGAGGTCATTTtagagaacaaaaagaaactcatttccatcaaagaaccTGTATTAGAATTCAAGTTACTGAAAGGATTAAGGAAAATAAGGGACAAAAGAACCTCTATCAGGTCTCGAGTTCCAGAAGAGATTGTACTGGATATCGTCCAATGGATTCTCTATGACAACAATCCCCATGTGTACCCAGAAAAATGAGACTTTGCTGTATCAGTACATGACCAGAGAATTAAAAGCGAAAACCTGTAGTAAAGATAAATGCAATGTGGTTCGACCAACTATAATTGTCTCACCGAAGTCTACATTTTGCAAAACAGTTCTGATGACGGCAATGTCCATCTTGCCGAAGGTGAATGACGAGTTTCAAAAGCTAAGCGTTTTTTCGGTCCTTTACATATAAATATGGTCGGTCATGGCAATGCCTTTAAGAAATGCACAGCTGATATCTACGGATTTATATGGTGGAACTACTAAGTGGCTTCTCGGATCGGGCTGGCATGTTGGAACGTGGATGCACCACAACAGAACAGCCCATGCCACACCCAGCAGCGTAGCTTTGAAAACGTGAGAGGCCAACGAGCAGCTAGCGAACTGAACGCAGACCTTGCTGCTTCATCAGACTTACGAGGATGCGAGAGGTAATGCGACCCCATGTGCGGAGAAAGGCAATGCAAGGCCCTCCTTCAGAACGGTAGGCAGATTgcttaattaatgaaagataGGGAGGTGGCACAAACTAAGCACGAGCAGAACAAAGGCAATGTAAAAGCCTTCTCAGAGCAGCATTTTGAAATCTGGGCACTGACTAAAGCTTGAGGATCTATTATG
The window above is part of the Eucalyptus grandis isolate ANBG69807.140 chromosome 6, ASM1654582v1, whole genome shotgun sequence genome. Proteins encoded here:
- the LOC104452259 gene encoding putative receptor-like protein kinase At1g80870, producing the protein MPSRSFPPSPGLAGPSSFNRNEVLFLVLTISSSLVIILTILYLLYHFYHSIANGPRTIPFDSSAPLKIERFSYKELKSATSDFDEANMIGKGGSGTVFKGVLKDGKLVAVKRLDAMSLETEREFQNELQILGGLRSPFLINLLGYCVEKNKRILVYEYMPNRSLQELLFGEGDSSSSLSWERRFAIILDVARALEFLHLGCDPPVIHGDVKPSNVLLDSELRAKVSDFGLSRMKIEGEYGVDMFSQDLGKSQDLWKSQELSGTLTAETPAIATPVEQAECVPEVDFALALQASSSSKNSRTCYTVKALNLNSVSYNASIGTESDLKGGNGKGKEVSVVDVASDEWNKKFVPYDGEFNSFHHPGNDVNFIASVVADDLPGSKQWGKDWWWRQDGSGELCSKDYVMEWIGSQICPTDPDWYDDRKNIPGKSDINNSSLPLDKLEDANETRVREVGNQQHPDKEREKKDANGRHPCQKTHRKMQDWWKEEHTADIRRKRSKLKHLKMKWKKGFKLPHFGLGRRFYICQRKKFGGEQNRHDADTNGEFSFRRGLRKKNAHSNGSDIWSGDLFSRELSSTTSMRGTLCYIAPEYGGCGYLIEKADVYSLGVLILVIVSGRRPLHVLASPMKLEKANLVSWCRHLAQTGEILELVDERLKGKYNKDQASLCINLALICLQKIPELRPDIGDIVKILKGEMDLPPLPFEFSPSPPAKLIGRSRRKPKTNAE